From the Paenibacillus sp. genome, one window contains:
- the xseA gene encoding exodeoxyribonuclease VII large subunit, with protein sequence MAAVNENQRIFSIRDLTRYIKMKLDADAVLQNVWVRGEISNFTRHSSGHLYFTLKDKDSRIKCVMFAGQASRLPFAPKEGARVIANGSVSVYERDGQYQMYVTGMQPDGIGSLYLAFEQLKKKLEEEGLFSPARKKPIPKFPTAIGVITSPTGAAVRDILITLQRRNPAVPVLLYPVSVQGTAAAPSIVKALQAMNARREVDVLIVGRGGGSLEELWAFNEEIVARAIAASDIPVISAVGHETDTTIADFVADLRAATPTAAAELAVPSRLELRQQLAHLRQRMTGALNGSVASRREALLRLKRSPFLTNPKRQLMMQQTERLDRYTAALAYHARSAKREAADRHGRLDRRLAAASPREAARQASKALDVAKLKLLQRMNAAMKEKRHAFDSQVQRLDALSPLKVMQRGYSLVYDDKQRLVKSVRSVQLGDPVRVRLADGELDCTVWAMKEERDGD encoded by the coding sequence ATCGCGGCAGTGAACGAGAATCAGCGCATTTTTTCGATCCGGGATTTGACCCGGTACATCAAAATGAAGCTGGACGCGGACGCGGTGCTCCAGAACGTGTGGGTGCGCGGCGAAATTTCGAATTTCACGAGACATTCCAGCGGGCACTTATACTTCACGTTGAAAGACAAGGACAGCCGCATCAAATGCGTCATGTTCGCGGGACAAGCCTCGCGCCTGCCGTTCGCGCCGAAGGAAGGCGCGAGAGTGATCGCGAACGGCAGCGTATCCGTCTACGAGCGGGACGGGCAGTACCAGATGTACGTGACCGGAATGCAGCCGGACGGGATCGGCAGCCTCTACCTCGCGTTCGAGCAGCTGAAGAAGAAGCTCGAGGAGGAAGGTCTGTTCTCCCCCGCGCGCAAAAAGCCGATCCCGAAGTTTCCGACCGCGATCGGCGTCATTACGTCGCCGACCGGCGCCGCCGTGCGGGATATTCTGATTACGCTGCAGCGTCGCAATCCGGCGGTCCCGGTGCTCTTGTACCCGGTCTCCGTGCAGGGGACCGCGGCGGCGCCGTCGATCGTGAAGGCGCTTCAAGCGATGAACGCGCGCCGCGAGGTCGATGTCCTGATCGTCGGCCGCGGCGGCGGCTCGTTAGAGGAGCTGTGGGCGTTCAACGAAGAGATCGTCGCCCGCGCCATCGCCGCGTCGGACATCCCGGTCATTTCCGCGGTCGGGCACGAGACGGACACGACGATCGCGGATTTCGTCGCCGATTTGCGCGCGGCGACGCCGACGGCCGCGGCGGAGCTCGCGGTGCCGAGCCGGCTCGAGCTGCGCCAGCAGCTTGCGCATTTGCGCCAGCGGATGACCGGCGCCCTGAATGGCTCGGTCGCCTCCCGGCGCGAAGCGCTGCTGCGCCTCAAACGTTCGCCGTTCCTGACGAACCCGAAGCGGCAGCTCATGATGCAGCAGACGGAGCGGCTCGACCGGTATACGGCGGCGCTCGCGTACCACGCGCGCTCCGCGAAGCGGGAGGCGGCGGACCGGCACGGCCGCCTCGACCGGCGCCTTGCGGCGGCGAGTCCCCGCGAAGCGGCGCGGCAGGCGTCGAAGGCGCTCGACGTCGCGAAGCTGAAGCTGCTCCAGCGGATGAACGCGGCGATGAAGGAGAAGCGGCACGCGTTCGACTCGCAGGTGCAGCGGCTCGACGCGCTTAGCCCGCTTAAAGTGATGCAGCGGGGCTACAGCCTCGTCTACGACGACAAGCAGCGTTTGGTGAAGTCCGTGCGGAGCGTGCAGCTCGGCGATCCGGTGCGCGTTCGGCTCGCCGACGGCGAGCTCGACTGCACCGTATGGGCGATGAAGGAGGAACGAGACGGTGACTGA
- a CDS encoding DUF2273 domain-containing protein has protein sequence MWKRIAESIAEWAMAGRVGRIVGSAAGVLLGFVYLIWGFWDMLAFALIAFAGYTLGLKSDNREKWVDRNAIARWFTDRWYR, from the coding sequence ATGTGGAAGCGTATCGCGGAATCGATCGCCGAGTGGGCCATGGCCGGGCGGGTCGGCCGCATCGTCGGCTCCGCGGCCGGAGTGCTCCTCGGGTTCGTATATTTGATTTGGGGGTTTTGGGATATGCTCGCGTTCGCGTTGATCGCCTTCGCGGGATATACGTTAGGTTTAAAATCGGACAATCGGGAAAAATGGGTGGATAGAAACGCCATCGCCCGATGGTTCACCGACAGATGGTATCGATGA
- the nusB gene encoding transcription antitermination factor NusB, with translation MKRRSARIVAVQCLYQMEMNRVAPDVALHAAMEEALTDNEAGTDVTNADALLSYVKEQLKRMVPLIPEIDRMLTEFLTGYQVDRLSKVDREVLRLAVYEMIYSDDVPPKVAVNEAIEVAKHFGTEESGRFVNGVLGKMVKKIDELKANVETK, from the coding sequence ATGAAGCGAAGATCCGCGCGGATTGTCGCGGTCCAATGCTTGTACCAAATGGAAATGAATCGCGTCGCGCCGGACGTGGCGCTGCACGCGGCCATGGAGGAGGCGCTGACGGACAACGAGGCGGGCACGGACGTGACGAACGCGGACGCGCTGCTCTCTTATGTGAAGGAGCAGCTTAAGCGGATGGTTCCGCTTATTCCGGAGATCGACCGGATGCTGACCGAATTTTTGACCGGATATCAGGTCGATCGGCTGTCGAAGGTCGACCGGGAAGTGCTGCGCCTTGCGGTGTACGAGATGATTTATTCGGACGACGTGCCGCCGAAGGTGGCGGTCAACGAGGCGATCGAGGTGGCGAAGCATTTCGGCACGGAGGAGTCGGGCCGGTTCGTGAACGGCGTGCTCGGCAAAATGGTGAAAAAAATCGACGAGCTGAAAGCGAACGTCGAGACGAAATAA
- a CDS encoding farnesyl diphosphate synthase, producing the protein MNNAHSAPLEPIEHFISDIASRVADELTVIVPASWDVPAKLREAMAYSLLAGGKRLRPALAIAAAEAVGGSTEPAFPAACAVELIHTYSLIHDDLPAMDDDDFRRGRPTNHKVFGEAMAILAGDALLTHAFHVLAAIPEKHPSVPAAAALRVVKELAAYAGAPGMVGGQAADMLGEQGATTLNELEYIHLHKTSDLIVASLRSGAIVSGATEAQLDALAVFGRSVGLAFQIQDDILDVVGDPAKLGKSTNSDAAQQKVTYPYLIGLDESRRKVAELTAEAKAAVMNGELPAPGRLLQLADYLLSREY; encoded by the coding sequence TTGAATAACGCGCATTCCGCGCCGCTCGAGCCGATCGAGCATTTTATATCCGATATCGCCAGCCGCGTCGCGGACGAGCTGACGGTCATCGTCCCCGCGTCGTGGGACGTGCCGGCGAAGCTGCGCGAGGCGATGGCGTATTCGCTGCTCGCCGGCGGCAAGCGGCTGAGACCGGCGCTCGCGATCGCGGCCGCGGAAGCGGTCGGCGGCTCGACGGAGCCGGCGTTCCCGGCCGCTTGCGCGGTCGAGCTGATTCATACGTACTCGCTGATTCACGACGATCTGCCGGCGATGGACGACGACGACTTCCGCCGGGGCCGCCCGACGAACCACAAGGTGTTCGGCGAGGCGATGGCGATTTTGGCCGGAGACGCGCTGCTGACGCACGCGTTCCACGTGCTCGCCGCCATACCCGAGAAGCACCCGAGCGTCCCTGCGGCGGCCGCGCTGCGCGTCGTGAAGGAGCTCGCGGCTTACGCGGGCGCGCCGGGCATGGTCGGCGGGCAAGCGGCCGACATGCTCGGCGAGCAGGGGGCGACGACGCTTAATGAGCTGGAGTATATCCACCTGCACAAGACGAGCGATCTCATCGTCGCGTCGCTGCGCTCGGGCGCAATCGTCAGCGGCGCGACCGAAGCGCAGCTCGACGCGCTCGCCGTGTTCGGGCGGTCCGTCGGCCTCGCGTTCCAAATCCAAGACGACATCCTCGACGTCGTCGGCGATCCGGCGAAGCTCGGCAAAAGCACGAACAGCGATGCCGCGCAGCAGAAGGTAACATATCCGTATTTGATCGGGCTCGACGAGAGCCGGCGGAAGGTCGCCGAGCTGACCGCGGAGGCGAAAGCGGCGGTCATGAACGGCGAACTGCCGGCGCCGGGGCGGCTCCTGCAGCTCGCCGACTATTTGCTGTCCAGAGAATACTAA
- the xseB gene encoding exodeoxyribonuclease VII small subunit, with protein MEKLEVIVAKLESGDVPLEQAIELFQEGMRLSRICSQKLESVERKIEMLLEEDGQTVKKPFTAALEKGDALE; from the coding sequence ATGGAGAAGCTCGAGGTGATCGTCGCGAAGCTCGAAAGCGGCGACGTGCCGCTCGAGCAGGCGATCGAGCTGTTCCAGGAGGGGATGCGGTTATCCCGCATTTGCAGCCAGAAGCTCGAGAGCGTCGAACGCAAAATCGAGATGCTGCTCGAAGAGGACGGCCAAACCGTGAAGAAACCCTTCACGGCGGCTTTGGAGAAAGGTGACGCCCTTGAATAA
- the accC gene encoding acetyl-CoA carboxylase biotin carboxylase subunit gives MKFHKVLVANRGEIAVRIIRACRELGITSVAVYSEADRDALHVRLADEAYCIGPVSSKDSYLNLANIMSVATLTGADAIHPGYGFLAENADFAEICERCNVVFIGPSPDAISKMGDKSVAKQTMRDAGVPVIPGSVGLVETVEDAVSIARDIGYPVIIKATAGGGGKGIRLAMNEEELIQGITAAQQEAQKAFGNGGVYLEKYLTGMKHVEIQILADKHGNVVHLGERDCSVQRRRQKLVEEAPCPVLSPDVRQRMGEAAVRAARAVDYAGAGTLEFLLGPDGQFYFMEMNTRIQVEHPVTEMVTGVDIIKEMISVAEGHPLSFRQEDVEIEGHAIECRINAEDPSKNFMPSAGKIGFYLPPGGVGVRVDSAAYPGYTIPPHYDSMIAKLIVWGANREEAIARMKRALGEFAIDGVHTTIPFHSKLMDHPKFRQGDFDIKFLEEYEV, from the coding sequence ATGAAGTTTCACAAAGTGCTGGTCGCGAACCGCGGCGAAATCGCCGTTCGGATCATTCGCGCCTGCAGGGAACTCGGCATAACGTCGGTAGCGGTGTATTCGGAGGCCGATCGCGACGCGCTTCACGTTCGCCTCGCGGACGAAGCGTACTGCATCGGGCCGGTTTCGTCGAAAGACAGCTATTTGAACTTGGCAAACATCATGAGCGTGGCGACGCTGACCGGCGCGGACGCGATTCACCCGGGTTACGGGTTCCTCGCCGAGAACGCGGACTTCGCGGAAATTTGCGAACGCTGCAACGTCGTCTTCATCGGGCCGTCCCCGGACGCGATCTCGAAGATGGGCGACAAGTCGGTGGCGAAGCAGACGATGCGCGACGCGGGCGTACCGGTCATTCCGGGCTCCGTCGGCCTTGTCGAAACGGTGGAGGACGCGGTTTCGATCGCGCGCGACATCGGCTACCCGGTCATTATCAAGGCGACCGCGGGCGGCGGGGGCAAAGGCATCCGTCTCGCCATGAACGAGGAAGAGCTCATTCAAGGCATCACGGCGGCGCAGCAGGAAGCTCAGAAGGCGTTCGGCAACGGCGGCGTGTATTTGGAAAAATATTTGACCGGCATGAAGCACGTCGAGATTCAAATTCTCGCCGACAAGCACGGCAACGTCGTGCATTTGGGCGAACGGGACTGCTCCGTGCAGCGCCGCCGCCAGAAGCTCGTCGAGGAGGCGCCTTGCCCGGTGCTGTCCCCGGACGTTCGCCAGCGCATGGGCGAAGCCGCGGTGCGGGCCGCGCGGGCCGTCGATTACGCCGGCGCCGGTACGCTCGAGTTTTTGCTCGGGCCGGACGGTCAATTTTATTTCATGGAAATGAACACGCGCATTCAGGTCGAGCATCCGGTAACCGAGATGGTGACCGGCGTCGACATCATTAAGGAAATGATCAGCGTGGCCGAAGGGCATCCGCTCAGCTTCCGCCAGGAGGATGTCGAGATCGAAGGCCATGCCATCGAATGCCGCATCAACGCGGAAGACCCGTCCAAGAACTTCATGCCATCGGCGGGCAAGATCGGCTTCTATTTGCCGCCGGGCGGCGTCGGGGTGCGCGTCGACAGCGCGGCGTATCCGGGCTATACGATTCCGCCGCATTACGATTCGATGATCGCGAAGCTCATCGTATGGGGCGCGAACCGCGAGGAAGCGATCGCGCGCATGAAGCGGGCGCTCGGGGAATTCGCGATCGACGGCGTGCATACGACGATTCCGTTCCATTCGAAGCTGATGGATCACCCGAAATTCCGACAAGGCGATTTCGACATCAAGTTTCTGGAAGAGTACGAAGTATAA
- a CDS encoding Asp23/Gls24 family envelope stress response protein, which yields MNTIAPEFAKTEMGSIQIAPEVIEIIAGLATIEVDGVTGMSGGFASGVAELLGRKNLSKGVKVEVGQREAAVDVSVVIEYGRRIPEVAAEVQANVKHAIQSMTGLNVVEVNVHIHDVMFKGQERLEEEEGTVVSRVK from the coding sequence ATGAACACGATTGCCCCGGAATTCGCCAAGACCGAGATGGGGAGCATTCAGATCGCTCCGGAGGTCATTGAGATTATCGCCGGCCTCGCCACGATCGAGGTGGACGGCGTCACCGGCATGAGCGGCGGATTCGCCAGCGGCGTTGCGGAACTGCTCGGTCGGAAAAATTTGTCCAAGGGCGTCAAAGTGGAAGTGGGCCAGCGCGAGGCGGCGGTCGACGTATCGGTCGTCATCGAGTACGGGCGCCGCATTCCGGAAGTCGCCGCCGAAGTGCAGGCGAACGTGAAGCACGCGATTCAATCCATGACCGGGCTGAACGTCGTCGAAGTGAACGTACATATTCACGACGTCATGTTCAAGGGCCAGGAACGGCTTGAAGAAGAAGAGGGTACCGTCGTTTCCCGCGTGAAATAA
- a CDS encoding TlyA family RNA methyltransferase has protein sequence MSDSTGKERIDVLLVEQGHFDSREKAKAAVMAGLVFLEGVRLEKAGMKVPANSKFTVKGELHPYVSRGGLKLEKAIRHFGLDLAGAVMIDIGASTGGFTDCALRHGAAFVYAIDVGYNQLDWSLRKDERVRVMERVNFRYVTPADLVGPQPTFAATDVSFISLRLILPPLKPLLAPGSKLVALIKPQFEAGRELVGKNGIVREPNVHRDVLRTVVGFAAAEGYVLEGLTYSPITGGEGNIEFLALWRFDASGAELPANVDDLVEAVVREAHETLHRS, from the coding sequence ATGTCGGATTCAACCGGGAAGGAACGCATCGACGTCCTGCTCGTCGAGCAAGGACATTTCGACAGCAGGGAAAAAGCGAAGGCCGCCGTCATGGCTGGCCTTGTCTTTTTAGAAGGGGTTCGTTTGGAGAAGGCGGGCATGAAGGTGCCCGCGAACAGCAAATTTACGGTGAAGGGCGAACTGCACCCGTACGTGAGCCGCGGCGGGCTGAAGCTGGAGAAGGCGATTCGGCATTTCGGCCTGGACCTTGCGGGCGCCGTCATGATCGACATCGGCGCTTCGACGGGCGGCTTCACCGACTGCGCGCTGCGGCACGGAGCCGCGTTCGTCTACGCGATCGACGTCGGCTACAATCAGCTCGATTGGTCGCTGCGGAAGGACGAGAGGGTGCGCGTCATGGAGCGGGTCAATTTCCGCTACGTGACGCCGGCGGATCTCGTCGGCCCGCAGCCGACGTTCGCGGCGACGGACGTGTCATTCATATCGCTGCGGCTCATTCTGCCGCCGCTGAAGCCGCTGCTCGCGCCGGGAAGCAAGCTCGTCGCGCTCATTAAGCCGCAGTTCGAGGCGGGGCGCGAGCTCGTCGGCAAGAACGGCATCGTCCGCGAGCCGAACGTTCATCGCGACGTGCTGCGAACAGTCGTCGGCTTCGCCGCCGCGGAAGGCTACGTCCTCGAAGGGCTGACGTATTCCCCGATTACCGGAGGCGAGGGCAATATCGAGTTTTTGGCGCTCTGGCGGTTCGACGCTTCAGGAGCCGAACTTCCGGCGAACGTCGACGACCTCGTCGAGGCGGTCGTGCGGGAGGCGCACGAAACGCTGCACCGTTCGTAA
- the folD gene encoding bifunctional methylenetetrahydrofolate dehydrogenase/methenyltetrahydrofolate cyclohydrolase FolD: MTATIIDGKKVSSELKAALAQEVQQLTEAGVRPGLAVILVGEDPASQVYVRNKEKTCIDLGMHSEVHRLPADTPQADLIALIEKLNASDAIHGILVQKPLPGQIDEKAVIGAIAVEKDVDGFHPISIGNLLIGDEGFVPCTPAGVIELLRAYDIPLEGKRAAIIGRSNIVGKPMAALLIRENATVTVCHSRTANLPEVTREADIVIAAIGRPNMVTAEYIKPGAVVIDVGINRLPSGKLAGDVDFESAKEVASAITPVPGGVGPMTIALLMKNTVESARKALASRQ; encoded by the coding sequence ATGACGGCGACGATCATCGACGGGAAAAAGGTGTCGAGCGAGCTGAAAGCGGCGCTCGCGCAGGAAGTGCAGCAATTGACGGAGGCGGGCGTCCGGCCCGGGCTCGCGGTGATTTTGGTCGGGGAGGATCCGGCTTCGCAGGTGTACGTGCGTAACAAAGAGAAAACCTGCATCGATCTCGGCATGCATTCCGAGGTTCACCGGCTGCCGGCGGACACGCCGCAAGCGGATCTCATCGCGCTCATCGAGAAGTTGAACGCGAGCGACGCGATCCACGGCATACTGGTGCAGAAGCCGCTTCCAGGCCAGATCGACGAGAAGGCGGTCATCGGCGCGATCGCGGTCGAGAAGGACGTCGACGGCTTCCATCCGATCAGCATCGGCAATCTGCTCATCGGGGACGAAGGCTTCGTGCCGTGCACGCCGGCTGGCGTCATCGAGCTGCTGCGCGCATACGACATTCCGCTTGAAGGCAAGCGCGCCGCGATCATCGGGCGCAGCAACATCGTCGGCAAGCCGATGGCGGCGCTGCTCATCCGCGAGAACGCGACCGTGACGGTATGCCATTCGCGCACGGCCAACTTGCCGGAGGTGACGCGCGAAGCGGATATCGTCATCGCCGCGATCGGCCGTCCGAACATGGTCACCGCCGAGTACATCAAGCCGGGCGCCGTCGTCATCGACGTCGGCATCAATCGTCTTCCGAGCGGCAAGCTCGCGGGCGACGTCGATTTCGAATCGGCGAAGGAAGTCGCTTCGGCCATTACGCCGGTGCCGGGGGGCGTCGGGCCGATGACGATCGCGCTGCTTATGAAAAATACGGTCGAATCGGCGCGGAAGGCGCTGGCATCGCGGCAGTGA
- the ahrC gene encoding transcriptional regulator AhrC/ArgR, whose product MKGQRHIKIREIITGKEIETQDELVDALRAAGFPVTQATVSRDIKELQLVKVPLSDGRYKYSLPSDQRYNPALKLKRALIDYFGSIDHADNLVVMKSLPGTANTIGELIDNLDWPDVMGTICGDNTVLIICRSGEASQRVVDEILGMLS is encoded by the coding sequence ATGAAAGGGCAGCGACATATCAAGATCAGGGAAATCATCACGGGGAAAGAAATCGAAACGCAGGACGAGCTGGTGGACGCGCTGCGCGCGGCGGGCTTTCCCGTCACGCAGGCGACGGTGTCGCGCGACATCAAGGAGCTGCAGCTCGTGAAGGTGCCGTTATCGGACGGCCGGTACAAATATTCGCTTCCGTCCGACCAACGATACAACCCGGCGCTCAAGCTGAAGCGCGCGTTGATCGACTATTTCGGCTCGATCGATCATGCCGACAACCTGGTCGTCATGAAAAGTCTTCCGGGCACCGCGAACACGATCGGCGAACTGATCGACAATTTGGACTGGCCCGACGTCATGGGCACGATTTGCGGCGATAATACGGTACTCATCATTTGCCGCAGCGGCGAAGCGAGCCAACGCGTCGTCGACGAAATTCTCGGCATGCTCTCATAA
- the dxs gene encoding 1-deoxy-D-xylulose-5-phosphate synthase: MLLDRIHQPSDLKSLDVAQLEQLAQEIREFLITTLSSTGGHLAPNLGVVELTLALHYLFDSPKDKLIFDVGHQAYVHKLLTGRKDRFPTLRKYKGLCGFVKRSESEHDVWEAGHSSTSLSAAMGMAVARDLQGQDYKVIALIGDGALTGGMAFEALNHIGHEKKNLTVVLNDNEMSIAPNVGALHNYLSKVRTDRTYIKAKEEVETLLKKVPAIGGTLASWAEKVKDSLKYLVVSGVLFEELGYTYYGPIDGHNLPVLLETFRQASKVEGPVLVHVVTTKGKGYAPAEKDSHTWHGLGAYKIESGQVLKSAGPPMYTEVFGKTLIELAERDDRIVAVTPAMPGGSGLLKFADRFPNRMIDVGIAEQHAATLCAAIAIEGMKPVFAVYSTFLQRAYDQVVHDICRQNLNVVFAIDRAGFVGPDGETHHGVYDIAYLRHVPNMAILMPKDENELRHMLHTAIQYDGGPIAVRYPRIQGTGVDWNDELKLIPFGEWETVRDGRDAVALAVGPMVQVALDAAEKLASQGVSLRVVNARFLKPLDGAMLSALAEERLPIVTIEEGAAAGGFGSAVLEWFAAEGAYGVPIKVMGVPDRFVEHGSIQEQRDEVGLTAEELAETVKRLRPKAAAAEKPLMTGTNM; this comes from the coding sequence GTGCTGCTCGATCGGATTCATCAGCCTAGCGATCTGAAGTCGCTCGATGTCGCCCAGCTGGAGCAGCTGGCCCAAGAAATTCGGGAGTTCCTGATTACGACGCTGTCCTCGACGGGCGGACATCTCGCGCCGAACCTCGGCGTCGTGGAGCTCACGCTCGCGCTGCACTACTTGTTCGACAGCCCGAAGGACAAATTGATTTTCGACGTAGGCCACCAAGCCTACGTACATAAGCTGCTTACGGGTCGGAAAGATCGCTTCCCGACGCTGCGCAAATACAAAGGCCTCTGCGGCTTCGTGAAGCGCTCCGAATCCGAGCACGACGTCTGGGAAGCGGGTCACAGCTCGACGTCGTTGTCGGCCGCGATGGGCATGGCCGTCGCGCGCGATTTGCAGGGCCAAGATTACAAGGTCATCGCCTTGATCGGCGACGGGGCTCTAACCGGCGGCATGGCGTTCGAAGCGCTCAACCATATCGGTCACGAGAAGAAAAATTTGACCGTCGTGCTGAACGACAACGAAATGTCGATCGCGCCGAACGTCGGCGCGCTGCACAATTACTTGTCCAAGGTACGTACGGACAGAACGTACATAAAAGCGAAAGAAGAAGTCGAAACGCTGCTCAAAAAAGTGCCCGCCATCGGCGGAACGCTCGCGTCGTGGGCGGAGAAAGTGAAAGACAGCCTCAAATACCTCGTCGTGTCCGGGGTGCTGTTCGAGGAACTCGGCTACACGTATTACGGACCGATCGACGGGCACAATTTGCCGGTGCTGCTCGAAACGTTCCGCCAAGCGTCCAAGGTGGAAGGCCCGGTGCTCGTGCACGTCGTCACGACCAAAGGCAAAGGCTACGCGCCGGCGGAGAAGGACTCTCACACGTGGCATGGCCTCGGGGCGTATAAAATCGAATCGGGCCAAGTGCTGAAATCGGCCGGCCCTCCGATGTACACGGAAGTGTTCGGCAAGACGCTCATCGAGCTCGCGGAGCGCGACGACCGGATCGTCGCCGTCACGCCGGCGATGCCGGGCGGCTCGGGGCTGCTCAAATTCGCCGACCGGTTCCCGAACCGGATGATCGACGTCGGCATCGCCGAGCAGCACGCCGCTACGCTGTGCGCCGCCATCGCGATAGAAGGCATGAAGCCGGTGTTCGCCGTGTACTCCACCTTCCTGCAGCGCGCCTACGACCAGGTCGTGCACGACATTTGCCGGCAAAATTTGAACGTCGTCTTCGCCATCGACCGAGCCGGCTTCGTCGGTCCCGACGGAGAAACCCATCATGGCGTATACGACATCGCGTACCTGAGGCACGTGCCGAACATGGCGATTCTGATGCCGAAGGACGAGAACGAGCTGCGACATATGCTGCACACGGCGATTCAATACGACGGCGGCCCGATCGCCGTCCGCTACCCGCGGATCCAAGGCACGGGCGTCGACTGGAACGACGAGCTGAAGCTCATCCCGTTCGGCGAATGGGAGACGGTGCGCGACGGCCGCGACGCGGTCGCCCTCGCCGTCGGTCCGATGGTGCAGGTCGCGTTAGACGCGGCGGAGAAGCTGGCTTCGCAAGGCGTATCGCTGCGGGTCGTCAACGCGCGCTTCCTGAAGCCGCTCGACGGCGCGATGCTGTCGGCGCTCGCGGAAGAACGTCTGCCGATCGTGACGATCGAAGAAGGCGCCGCGGCCGGCGGCTTCGGCAGCGCGGTGCTCGAATGGTTCGCCGCGGAAGGCGCGTACGGCGTGCCGATCAAAGTCATGGGCGTGCCGGACCGGTTCGTGGAGCACGGCTCGATTCAAGAGCAGCGCGACGAAGTGGGCCTTACGGCGGAAGAGCTCGCGGAGACGGTGAAACGGCTGCGCCCGAAGGCGGCCGCCGCCGAGAAGCCGCTCATGACGGGCACGAATATGTAA
- the amaP gene encoding alkaline shock response membrane anchor protein AmaP — MGRVADKFLLFLFSIAVLIVSGTGIVLSLGWLDPAFFETFFDAMYMPGSAQYASIALCVALFLLSIRFLFVSLRRSRERSGSIDQRTEFGDIRISLETVENLALKAAGRSRGVKDLRARVRVDESGLDIQIRTVIDGETSIPQLTEDMQRSVKEHVEEITGIPVALVTVYVANIVPSQTFKARVE; from the coding sequence ATGGGCAGAGTGGCCGACAAGTTTCTGTTGTTTCTATTCAGCATCGCCGTATTGATCGTATCCGGAACCGGCATCGTGCTGTCGCTCGGGTGGCTTGACCCGGCATTTTTCGAGACCTTCTTTGATGCCATGTATATGCCGGGCTCGGCCCAATATGCCTCGATCGCGTTGTGCGTCGCGCTGTTTTTGCTGTCGATCCGATTTCTGTTCGTCTCTCTCCGGCGCAGCCGCGAGCGGTCGGGCTCGATCGATCAGCGGACGGAATTCGGCGACATCCGCATCTCGCTCGAGACGGTCGAAAATTTGGCGCTCAAGGCGGCGGGCCGGAGCCGCGGCGTGAAGGACCTCCGCGCGCGCGTGCGCGTCGACGAGAGCGGGCTGGACATTCAAATTCGCACCGTCATCGATGGCGAAACGTCGATTCCGCAGCTGACGGAGGACATGCAGCGCAGCGTGAAAGAACATGTCGAGGAAATTACCGGCATTCCGGTGGCTCTGGTAACGGTGTACGTCGCCAACATCGTGCCGTCTCAAACGTTCAAAGCTCGAGTGGAGTAG
- the accB gene encoding acetyl-CoA carboxylase biotin carboxyl carrier protein has protein sequence MYKLNEIKELIKLVDSTSIQQLDIEIESGKISIRKADAGAAQFVAAQPAAAPVQPAFVPAPAAPQAPAAAVAASAEADAKADLHQITSPMVGTFYSAPSPGAPSFVKVGDIVNEKTVVCIVEAMKLMNEIEAEVNGQIVEVLVENGQLVEYGQPLFLVKR, from the coding sequence ATGTACAAACTTAACGAGATCAAAGAACTTATCAAATTGGTAGACAGCACTTCCATACAGCAGCTCGATATCGAAATCGAGAGCGGCAAGATCAGCATCCGCAAGGCTGACGCAGGCGCCGCCCAATTCGTAGCGGCGCAGCCCGCAGCGGCGCCCGTCCAGCCCGCGTTCGTTCCGGCTCCGGCCGCGCCGCAGGCTCCGGCCGCAGCGGTCGCCGCAAGCGCGGAAGCCGACGCCAAAGCGGACCTGCACCAAATCACTTCCCCGATGGTCGGCACGTTCTATTCCGCGCCGTCGCCGGGCGCGCCAAGCTTCGTCAAAGTCGGCGACATCGTGAACGAGAAGACGGTCGTCTGCATCGTGGAAGCGATGAAGCTGATGAACGAGATCGAAGCGGAAGTGAACGGTCAAATCGTCGAAGTGTTGGTAGAGAACGGCCAATTGGTCGAGTACGGGCAGCCGCTCTTCTTGGTGAAACGGTAA